From a single Lolium rigidum isolate FL_2022 chromosome 7, APGP_CSIRO_Lrig_0.1, whole genome shotgun sequence genomic region:
- the LOC124670978 gene encoding uncharacterized protein LOC124670978, producing MVGMQVKGGVIKESRASSKVGIKARASWNTEMEKVLVELLHEHNCPQYKGQNGWSTDVWNRITQKFHEKHPYVSYTKGQIQDKEKEMKREYKMLKEARQQSGVSWNEKRCMIEADQELWDNLIISFPKIGKFRSNKAFPLFDALGELYDGQLAEGTYNFTSTEPTQVEFNPEVSSVEATHSYPDVETTVHVLDDTQGGMQEASLLDNLAGNIARNEEAQPTVSAAPSTSTENEPKKRRTTGDVAAMMEKYIEIKSKQIESKQIEAVDEYSIKNCVARLNTMAFSREEKVKALKVFKNADNRELFICVDADTALMWLRDEMA from the exons ATGGTGGGAATGCAGGTCAAAGGTGGGGTTATAAAAGAGAGTAGAGCATCATCAAAGGTTGGAATCAAAG CTAGGGCTTCATGGAACACAGAAATGGAAAAGGTTCTTGTGGAGTTGCTCCATGAGCACAATTGTCCTCAATATAAGGGTCAGAATGGATGGTCCACCGATGTTTGGAACAGAATTACCCAGAAATTCCATGAGAAGCACCCGTATGTGAGTTACACAAAGGGACAAATACAAGACAAAGAAAAGGAGATGAAAAGAGAATACAAGATGCTGAAGGAGGCTAGACAGCAGAGTGGGGTTTCATGGAATGAGAAACGATGTATGATTGAAGCTGATCAAGAGCTGTGGGACAACCTCATCATT TCATTCCCTAAGATTGGGAAGTTCCGTAGCAACAAGGCTTTTCCGCTTTTTGATGCCTTGGGAGAGCTATACGATGGGCAGCTTGCAGAGGGAACTTACAACTTTACTTCCACTGAACCAAcacaagtggagttcaatcccgagGTCAGTTCTGTAGAGGCTACACATTCCTATCCTGATGTAGAGACCACAGTGCATGTTCTGGATGATACACAAGGAGGGATGCAAGAGGCTAGTCTGCTGGACAACCTTGCTGGGAACATTGCGAGGAACGAGGAGGCTCAACCCACGGTGTCTGCTGCACCATCAACTAGCACTGAAAATGAACCCAAGAAACGCCGGACAACTGGAGATGTTGCTGCTATGATGGAAAAATACATTGAGATTAAGTCGAAGCAGATCGAGAGTAAGCAGATCGAGGCCGTGGATGAGTACTCCATCAAGAACTGTGTTGCTAGGCTGAACACAATGGCGTTCTCACGAGAGGAGAAGGTCAAAGCCCTAAAAGTTTTTAAGAATGCAGACAACCGTGAGCTCTTCATTTGCGTTGATGCGGATACTGCTCTGATGTGGCTGCGAGATGAAATGGCTTAG